A genomic stretch from Arachis stenosperma cultivar V10309 chromosome 3, arast.V10309.gnm1.PFL2, whole genome shotgun sequence includes:
- the LOC130966669 gene encoding uncharacterized protein LOC130966669 gives MDFTKAGIARKFQLEELECLGMEAYENARIYKEKTKAFHDHYIRKKDFQEDDEVFLYNSRLRFMPRKLRSRWDGPFKVKELKPYGVVELFHPQSGATFKVNGHRIKMYYGHKSSKELEVFVLEDAPK, from the coding sequence ATGGACTTCACCAAGGCGGGCATAGCAAGGAAGTTTCAATTAGAAGAACTCGAATGTCTTGGGATGGAGGCCTATGAAAATGCAAGGATCTATAAGGAGAAGACTAAGGCATTTCATGATCATTATATCCGCAAGAAAGATTTCCAAGAGGATGATGAAGTTTTTCTATACAACTCGAGACTTAGGTTCATGCCCAGAAAGCTCCGGTCAAGGTGGGATGGTCCCTTTAAAGTGAAGGAACTAAAGCCCTATGGAGTGGTTGAACTATTCCACCCTCAAAGTGGTGCAACATTCAAAGTGAACGGCCACAGGATAAAGATGTATTATGGTCATAAGTCATCAAAGGAATTGGAGGTGTTCGTTCTTGAGGATGCACCCAAATGA